A section of the Chloroflexota bacterium genome encodes:
- a CDS encoding B12-binding domain-containing radical SAM protein, whose translation MHDVLLINPPSAFSTYKGTKVGVYVQLYPVLSLACLAAMLREKGSGVSILDLGIEQYPWQVLEAKLSESKSRIIGVTCTTPLYPEVVQLSRAIRQRVGNGTVLVVGGPHPSALPAETLLESDFDIAVVGEGDETMVEIAEGKKLSDIKGIFYKDGEGISSTAPRERIKDLNALPFPALDLFDAKRYRCSRLVSRKTPMSDLMTSRGCVFNCSFCGKKVFGRRFISKSPEKVIEEIKHTLSLGFKEIRVVDDMFTTNMDRAKTICEMILRERLRFPWNLAAGLRVECIDEEFLRLAKRAGLYQVSIGFESGDQDCLDSIAKGITLEQSMRAMHMVKKVGLESVGFFMLGLPAESEESMKKTIDFAVKLMPDFAKVTILMPLPDARLFWEWERQGLIKSRNWREYKLHGGGAVYQHPTLDREKLEQYYDLFYRRFYLNPKYLFRRAGIAISRGTFFLELYYGAKTFLPSVFGPHPKPARPSAEEQHARLTEKEYL comes from the coding sequence ATGCATGACGTGCTGCTAATCAATCCGCCTTCAGCTTTCTCAACCTATAAGGGGACAAAGGTTGGCGTCTATGTGCAACTCTATCCGGTATTGTCCCTGGCTTGCCTGGCGGCCATGCTGAGGGAGAAGGGCTCTGGCGTTTCCATACTTGACCTGGGGATAGAGCAGTACCCTTGGCAGGTGCTGGAGGCAAAGCTGAGCGAGTCAAAGTCGCGCATTATAGGGGTAACCTGTACAACGCCGCTGTATCCTGAGGTAGTCCAGCTAAGCCGGGCTATCAGGCAGAGGGTTGGCAATGGTACGGTGCTTGTCGTTGGCGGGCCACATCCTTCAGCCCTGCCGGCGGAAACGCTGCTGGAGTCTGACTTTGACATCGCCGTTGTAGGCGAGGGCGATGAGACAATGGTTGAAATAGCTGAGGGGAAGAAGCTGTCCGATATCAAGGGTATCTTCTACAAGGATGGGGAAGGGATATCATCCACCGCGCCTCGGGAGCGCATCAAGGACCTGAATGCACTCCCCTTCCCGGCCCTTGACCTCTTTGATGCGAAGCGATACCGCTGTTCCAGGCTGGTTTCCAGGAAAACCCCAATGAGTGACCTGATGACCAGCCGGGGATGCGTTTTCAACTGTAGCTTCTGTGGCAAGAAGGTCTTTGGACGGAGGTTTATATCTAAGTCGCCGGAGAAAGTGATTGAGGAAATCAAGCACACGCTGAGTCTAGGTTTTAAGGAGATTCGCGTTGTGGATGATATGTTCACCACCAACATGGACAGGGCCAAGACAATCTGTGAAATGATACTGAGGGAGAGGTTGCGTTTCCCGTGGAACCTGGCAGCGGGACTCAGGGTGGAATGCATCGATGAGGAGTTCCTCCGTTTGGCCAAACGCGCTGGACTGTATCAGGTCTCTATCGGCTTTGAGAGTGGCGACCAGGATTGCCTGGATTCAATTGCCAAGGGCATTACCCTTGAGCAGAGCATGAGGGCCATGCATATGGTAAAGAAAGTCGGCCTGGAGAGCGTGGGATTCTTTATGTTGGGCCTGCCGGCCGAGAGTGAGGAGAGCATGAAGAAGACCATTGACTTCGCCGTGAAACTGATGCCGGATTTCGCCAAGGTTACCATTCTCATGCCCCTGCCAGATGCCAGGCTATTCTGGGAGTGGGAGAGGCAGGGGCTTATCAAGAGCCGGAACTGGAGGGAGTATAAGCTCCACGGGGGCGGCGCCGTTTACCAGCATCCAACGCTGGACCGTGAAAAGCTGGAGCAGTATTATGATCTCTTCTACCGGAGATTCTATCTTAACCCGAAATACCTTTTCAGAAGAGCCGGAATCGCCATTTCCAGAGGTACCTTTTTCCTTGAGCTGTACTACGGCGCCAAGACCTTTCTCCCCAGCGTGTTCGGACCACATCCCAAGCCCGCCCGCCCTTCTGCAGAGGAGCAACATGCCCGACTAACCGAGAAGGAATACCTCTAA
- a CDS encoding acetolactate synthase large subunit, with protein MTAADLLVRCLEAEGVEYIFGIPGEETLSLMDSLSRSRIRFILTRHEGGAAFMANVYGRLTGRPAVCLATLGPGATNLLTGVADAYLDRSPLVAITGQVSLSQVHKEAHQYINLVEIFRPATKWNARVENPGVIPEVVRKAFKLAQQEKPGATHLELPEDLAGMEAEGEPLFPTPISYPQPNPTVVKEASRLIEQASYPMVLSGHGVIRREASRELATLAHRLSLPVANTFMGMGTMDCRDELSLSTVGLHERDWVMCGLDRADVVLAVGYDPVEYEPRFWNRGRTKRLIHLDTTPAGVDAHYNPEVEMVSELKDGLLALAQTCSPRPEPAGQATLRRFISGELAQYWTDASFPVKPQRVIADLRRALGEEDILVSDVGAHKVWVARLFPAYRPNTVVISNGFASMGIAIPGAMAAKLAFPQRKVVAVVGDGGFMMTAAELETANRLGLPFVVVVWADGGLGMIEWKQMKRYGRSFGVSFTNPDFVLLAQALGLPGFRVTRTEEFLPTLLQALELDRPSIIEVPVDYRENMRLTEKLGRLVCPI; from the coding sequence ATGACAGCCGCTGACCTGCTGGTGCGATGCCTGGAAGCCGAGGGGGTGGAATACATCTTCGGCATCCCCGGGGAGGAGACCTTGTCCCTAATGGATTCCCTCTCCCGCAGCCGGATCCGGTTCATTCTCACCCGCCACGAAGGGGGCGCGGCCTTCATGGCCAATGTCTACGGCCGCCTAACCGGAAGGCCCGCGGTCTGCCTGGCCACCCTTGGCCCTGGGGCCACCAACCTCCTTACCGGCGTGGCCGATGCCTACCTGGACCGCTCTCCCCTGGTGGCCATCACCGGTCAGGTGTCCCTTTCCCAGGTTCACAAGGAGGCCCACCAGTACATCAACCTTGTGGAGATATTCCGCCCTGCCACCAAATGGAATGCCCGCGTTGAAAACCCGGGGGTCATTCCCGAGGTGGTAAGAAAGGCATTCAAGCTGGCCCAGCAAGAGAAGCCCGGGGCCACCCACCTGGAGCTGCCCGAGGACCTGGCCGGGATGGAGGCCGAGGGAGAACCCCTTTTCCCTACCCCTATCTCCTATCCTCAGCCCAACCCCACCGTTGTGAAAGAGGCCTCCAGGCTCATTGAGCAGGCCAGTTACCCCATGGTGTTGTCCGGCCACGGAGTCATCCGCCGGGAAGCCAGCCGGGAACTGGCCACCCTGGCCCACCGCCTCAGCCTGCCTGTGGCCAACACCTTCATGGGGATGGGGACTATGGATTGCCGGGATGAGCTATCGCTGTCCACTGTGGGGCTGCACGAGAGGGACTGGGTGATGTGTGGCCTGGACCGGGCCGATGTGGTGCTGGCCGTGGGTTATGACCCTGTGGAGTATGAGCCCCGCTTTTGGAACCGTGGCCGGACCAAGAGGCTCATCCACCTGGATACCACGCCAGCAGGGGTGGATGCCCACTACAACCCTGAGGTGGAAATGGTCTCCGAGCTGAAGGATGGCCTGCTGGCCCTGGCTCAGACCTGTTCCCCCCGTCCCGAGCCAGCGGGCCAGGCCACCCTGCGGCGCTTTATCTCAGGGGAGCTAGCTCAGTACTGGACTGATGCCAGCTTTCCGGTGAAGCCCCAGCGGGTCATCGCCGACCTGCGCCGCGCCCTGGGGGAGGAGGACATCCTTGTCTCAGACGTGGGGGCCCACAAGGTGTGGGTGGCCCGCCTTTTCCCCGCCTATCGCCCCAACACCGTCGTCATCTCCAACGGCTTCGCCTCCATGGGGATTGCCATTCCCGGGGCCATGGCGGCCAAGCTGGCTTTTCCCCAGAGGAAAGTGGTGGCGGTGGTGGGGGATGGTGGCTTTATGATGACGGCAGCGGAGCTGGAGACGGCCAATCGGCTGGGGTTACCCTTTGTGGTGGTGGTCTGGGCCGATGGCGGGCTGGGGATGATCGAGTGGAAACAGATGAAGCGTTATGGCCGCTCCTTCGGTGTCTCCTTCACCAACCCCGACTTCGTCCTTCTTGCCCAGGCCCTGGGCCTGCCCGGTTTCCGCGTCACCCGGACCGAGGAGTTCCTCCCCACCCTGCTTCAGGCCCTGGAGTTGGACCGGCCCTCCATCATCGAGGTCCCCGTGGACTATCGGGAAAACATGCGCCTCACCGAGAAGCTGGGAAGGCTGGTCTGCCCTATTTAG
- a CDS encoding helix-turn-helix domain-containing protein translates to MNRESIRELRRKLGLSQDGLARRLGVSVITVRRWEKGTFKPSPLALLRIEELTKETKR, encoded by the coding sequence ATGAATAGGGAATCGATAAGAGAATTGAGGCGCAAACTAGGTTTAAGCCAAGATGGATTGGCTCGTAGGTTGGGGGTTAGTGTCATCACAGTGAGGCGTTGGGAGAAAGGCACCTTCAAGCCGTCCCCGCTGGCGCTCTTAAGAATTGAGGAATTGACCAAGGAGACAAAACGGTGA
- a CDS encoding discoidin domain-containing protein yields the protein MELNDDQIEVSSVFQGYGGGNLIRDTGSFWHIGVPKESDQAWAIIDLRSGMQLVVIAVRPRSDHLSHLWKVDNATLEGGNDSKAWDTLAKLRLDHDALNGRDWISFMLSEGVGPYRYYRLLINDPDFISMAGLALYTEDAIAIVPGHEPADAETGLPTALGKQGGDLSGYRKVELLPGQVEVSSSMENYGKGNLLSDAAGATFWHVGLPKETDEAWVLVDLRSEGTLAALGIRPRTDYLTHLWKGGSAVLQGSNNREEWVPAVELVLNQGELNAVDWIIFVLPNDIGPYRYYRLLITDPDFISMGGFELFRKDP from the coding sequence GTGGAGCTGAACGATGACCAGATTGAGGTGAGCAGTGTATTCCAGGGCTACGGAGGAGGGAATCTCATCAGGGATACTGGCAGTTTCTGGCACATAGGAGTCCCGAAGGAAAGCGACCAGGCATGGGCAATCATTGACTTGAGGAGTGGGATGCAGTTGGTTGTGATTGCGGTCAGGCCCCGCTCGGACCACCTATCACACCTGTGGAAAGTAGACAACGCTACGCTTGAGGGGGGCAATGACAGCAAGGCATGGGACACTTTGGCCAAGCTCAGACTAGACCACGATGCGCTAAATGGAAGAGACTGGATATCTTTTATGCTTTCAGAGGGTGTCGGTCCATACCGGTACTACCGTCTTCTTATCAATGACCCTGATTTCATCTCCATGGCCGGGCTTGCATTGTACACTGAAGATGCCATCGCAATCGTCCCAGGGCATGAGCCTGCAGATGCTGAGACAGGGCTCCCAACCGCGTTGGGCAAGCAAGGAGGGGACCTCAGCGGATACCGCAAGGTGGAGTTGCTCCCTGGCCAGGTTGAGGTGAGCAGCAGCATGGAGAACTATGGTAAAGGCAACCTCTTGTCAGATGCTGCTGGTGCTACTTTCTGGCACGTTGGATTGCCGAAAGAAACTGACGAAGCCTGGGTGTTGGTTGACTTAAGGAGCGAGGGCACTCTGGCTGCCTTAGGCATCAGGCCACGCACAGACTATCTGACACATCTGTGGAAAGGCGGTTCTGCCGTCTTACAAGGCAGTAACAATAGAGAGGAGTGGGTCCCAGCGGTCGAACTAGTGCTGAACCAAGGGGAGCTCAACGCCGTTGACTGGATAATATTTGTACTTCCCAATGATATAGGCCCATACCGGTACTATCGTCTTCTTATCACTGACCCTGATTTTATTTCCATGGGCGGGTTTGAACTGTTCCGCAAAGACCCCTGA